A window of the Alnus glutinosa chromosome 4, dhAlnGlut1.1, whole genome shotgun sequence genome harbors these coding sequences:
- the LOC133866566 gene encoding early nodulin-like protein 14, whose protein sequence is MASLRTTIPFRILSMLLLFTSMEAREYVVGGNKCSWAVPKSSVGSLQEWAHTNRFIVGDILIFEYDPKVDTLLRVTKEDYKSCNGRKPIEKYDDGRTKVELDRSEVFYFIGGAKGLCENGQKLSVVVIPQGISQLTGLRWIGKLIAILP, encoded by the exons ATGGCTTCCTTGAGAACCACAATCCCATTTCGTATTCTCAGCATGCTTCTGCTGTTCACTTCAATGGAAGCCAGAGAGTACGTGGTTGGAGGCAACAAATGTTCATGGGCAGTTCCAAAATCTTCTGTAGGGTCGCTCCAAGAGTGGGCTCACACAAACCGATTCATTGTCGGCGATATTCTCA TCTTTGAGTATGATCCCAAGGTTGACACGCTACTGCGAGTGACAAAGGAAGACTACAAGAGCTGCAATGGAAGAAAgccaattgaaaaatatgacgATGGCAGGACCAAGGTTGAGTTGGACCGATCTGAAGTATTCTATTTCATCGGTGGTGCTAAGGGGTTATGTGAGAATGGCCAAAAGCTATCGGTGGTTGTCATCCCCCAGGGCATCAGCCAGTTAACAGGTTTGCGTTGGATAGGAAAACTCATAGCCATACTCCCATAA
- the LOC133867012 gene encoding protein FAR1-RELATED SEQUENCE 5-like: MRKANDDFYFDINMDDECRMKNVFWADARSRASYEVFGDVVTFDTTYLTNKYEMSFAPFVGVNHHGQSILFGAALISSEDTTTFVWLFEAWLKCMKGRAPMAIITDQDRAMKNAINKVFPNARHRFCLWHILKKLSEKFRSHSQYNAIKSAIRSCVYDSQTCDEFNASWQNLLKSYNLEDNAWLRDLYKERTFWVQAYLKSVFWTSMTTTQRSESINSFFDGYVHSSTSLKEFADQYDNTLRKRVESENVADFNSFNSTIQCVSRFSFEKQFQELYTHNKFKEVQEEIRELMYCDCSLLKSECGICAYQVIERVQINSSYMKKLCFTVYYSEPSCEVNCSCCLFESIGILCRHVISVLSKLDDVLLLPEKYFLKRWRKDLKQPYKLIKSSYDPLSGNPSADRYVELCKYMCVLAAVAAPNVDHYTELKNDIDVLTKKFSDLSCVPSPPFQLLPSASTTGSLAIDCTAVEIHSPHVARIKGKLVSNRTMSAVEKTVVKKAGGNKKKQSDTNPNQQVKKKKRYVKDR; the protein is encoded by the exons ATGCGGAAAGCTAATGATGATTTCTACTTTGATATTAACATGGATGATGAATGTAggatgaaaaatgtgttttgggctgatgcacgaaGTAGGGCATCGTATGAAGTTTTCGGGGATGTGGTTACATTTGATACAACATACTTGACGAATAAGTACGAAATGTCATTTGCTCCTTTTGTTGGAGTAaatcatcatggtcaatcaATACTTTTTGGGGCGGCATTAATCTCAAGTGAGGACACAACGACATTTGTATGGTTGTTTGAGGCATGGTTGAAATGCATGAAGGGCCGAGCGCCAATGGCAATTATTACAGATCAAGATAGggctatgaaaaatgcaattaataagGTCTTCCCGAATGCCCgacatagattttgtttatggcacATATTGAAAAAACTTTCAGAGAAATTTCGATCACATTCACAATACAATGCCATTAAGAGTGCCATACGAAGTTGTGTGTATGATTCTCAGACATGTGATGAGTTTAATGCAAGCTGGCAGAATTTACTTAAGAGTTATAATTTGGAGGATAATGCATGGCTGCGTGATTTATACAAGGAACGAACTTTCTGGGTACAGGCATATTTGAAAAGTGTATTTTGGACCAGCATGACTACCACACAAAGGAGTGAAagtataaattcattttttgatggttatgtgcacTCGTCAACCTCTTTGAAGGAATTTGCGGATCAATACGATAACACTTTGCGAAAGAGGGTTGAGAGTgagaatgttgctgatttcaattcttttaattcCACGATTCAGTGTGTGAGCAGATTTTCCTTTGAGAAGCAATTTCAAGAACTTTACACGCATAACAAGTTTAAAGAAGTTCAGGAGGAGATAAGGGAGTTGATGTATTGTGATTGCTCTCTTCTAAAAAGTGAATGTGGAATTTGTGCATATCAAGTGATTGAACGGGTACAAATTAATAGCTCCTACATGAAGAAATTATGCTTTACCGTTTACTATAGTGAACCTTCATGTGAAGTGAATTGCAgttgttgtttgtttgaatCAATAGGAATTTTGTGCAGACATGTCATATCTGTACTTAGCAAACTTGATGATGTTTTGTTGTtgccagaaaaatattttttaaaacgatGGAGAAAGGATTTGAAGCAGCCATATAAGTTAATCAAAAGTAGTTATGATCCTTTGAGTGGCAACCCTAGTGCAGATCGATATGTTGAATTGTgcaaatatatgtgtgtgttagCTGCAGTCGCAGCACCAAACGTGGACCATTACACGGAATTGAAGAATGATATTGATGTGCTAACTAAGAAATTTAGTGATCTAAGTTGTGTACCAAGTCCACCTTTCCAATTACTCCCAAGTGCATCTACAACCGGTAGTTTGGCCATTGATTGTACGGCGGTGGAGATTCATAGTCCTCACGTGGCTCGAATTAAAGGGAAGCTAGTATCAAATAGGACGATGTCTGCAGTTGAAAAAACGGTTGTCAAAAAGGCAGGAGGAAACAAGAAGAAACAGAGTGACACAAATCCCAATCAacaggtgaaaaaaaaaaaaag ATATGTCAAAGATCGTTAG